The Acidobacteriota bacterium genomic interval GCCTCGCGTCCGTCATCCTGATCGGCAGCAACGTGCTCTTCCTGCTCCAGTACCAGCTTTTCATGCGCGGATTCACCGATATCGTGGGGGAATACCCCGATGGTCTCTGGGCCGTCTTCGTAGAGCGATTCGTTGTGCCGTTCAGGCTTGTTGCTGCCTGGATGACGTCGTGAAGCCTACACTGCTCGTCCTTGCGCCCGTCTGCCTGCTCCAGGTCTACTGGACCCGGCTGGATTTCACGCTCCTGCTCGACAACCTATTGGCCGACGACACCTTTCTCTACCTGCAGATCGTTCGCAATATCGCCGACCGCGGGATGGTCAGCTTCGACGGGATCCACACAACCACGGGCTTTCAGCCCCTGTGGGCGGTCCTGCTCGTTCCGCTGGCCGTCGCCATCGAGGATCGCGTCGAGTTCGTGCGTTGGGTCCTGCTGCTGTCCGTCTTCCTCAACCTCGCCGCCGGTCTCCTGTTGGCGAATGTCGCGTCGATGCTCGGAGGGCGGAGTTCGGGACTTATCACAGCCTGTCTGTGGGCCGGCTATATGCTCGCGGCCCGGCCGGCGATGATTGGGATGGAATCGCCGCTGCTGGCGCTTGTGTTCTCGGGCTTCCTGTTGAACCTCCTCCGGGACCGCATGGCGCCGGCCGCCGTTACGGGCCTGTTCCTCGCCCGCACGGATGCACTGCTGTTCGCTCCGGTCGCCAGTGTGTTTCAGGACAGACAGCGACTACTTCGGACGGCGGCCTGGTCCCTCCTGCTCGTCTCCCCGTACCTGGCGTTTAACCTCGTGACTTCCGGCCAATTGATGCCGATCAGTGGCTCCGTGAAGATATGGTGGGCCGGCCAGGACGTCCACACCGTTCGGGACATCGCCTTCCGGCTCGTCGACGTTGCCAGGGAAATAGCTCACCAAGTCGTCCCCCTCCGAGGGCTGGGCTTGTGGGCAGTTGTGTTTGCGGTTGCGGTCGCGATCCCGGTAGCCATGGAAGTCCCCCGTCTCAGCCTAACCACCCGGCGTTTCTTCATCGCCCTATTCGCTTGCGCGACCCTTCACGTGCTGGCTTGTGTCGTCTTGCTCGGACGACTCGGCACGGTTCGGTGGTACTTCGTGCCCGAGTACATGATCGTGTGTCTGTTCGTCGGTGTGGTCCTCGGGAGGGCGAGACCCCGGCTCGTCGCTGCCGGTGTTGCCGTCCTTCTCTGCTTTCAGATGACTCAATCCCACTGGCGCATCACCGAGCCTCGGCCCGGCCTGCATCGTGCGCGGTATGAACTCGCGGCGGAAATCGGACGGACGCTACCGCCCGACGCCGTGATCGGGGCATGGAACTCTGGCGAGTTAGGTTACTTCACGCCCCAGACCGTCGTGAATCTGGACGGATTGGCAAACGACGCGCGCTACTTCCACTTCCTCCGGGACGGCGGCGACGTGCGAGACTATCTGAAAGAGGAGGGAGTCGAGTACATCGCTGACTACAACGGCCGCGATTCGTCGATGCCTGTGGACTATGACTGGGACCCTAACGAGACCTTTCGTGGACTCTGGCCCCTGGCGGAATTGGACATTGTCCTGCAACGAAGCGGGCTGCGCCGAGGCGAGCTGATGGTCTTCAGGGCAACGGCACCAGTCGAACCCTGATGGCGACTGAGGTTTGACATCTCAGGTAAGGGCAGACTAACGTGACGATCCGTCGGTCACAAACGCAATAAGGTTCCTGAAGTGCCGGGAAGAGTCTCCAGAGCGCCAGGCACGACACCGACCGCGATCGCTCGATTAGCTCTAGTCCTTGCCGGCACGCTGCTAGGGCTTTGCGTGGGTGAGATTGGCTTGAGACTCTTTGTGCCTCGCTACTCGGAACTGGCGACTGCTGTTTTCGATGAGGATGCTTTCCGATTGAGAAGGCGACCACCCAACACACGGACCGAGAGAGTCCATCCGGACAGCGGTAAGAGCCATGCCGTGATCTACAACGCCCTGGGTATGCGTCAGCACCGACCGATGTCCGTAGAACCCGAAGACGGCGAGATTCGAATCGGCCTATTCGGGGATTCTTTTACGGAGAACATTCGACTACCAGTCGCCTATTCGTTTTCGGAAGTGCTGGACTATCTGCTCCACCAGCAAAGTGACCGAATCACCGTGCTCAACTTCGGCGTGGACGGCTATGGTCTAGATCAGTCCTACCTTTACTATCTTCACTCGCCGCCCGCCCAGCACCTGGAACATGTCGTGTACTTCTTCTTTGGAAACGACATCAGGAACCTCTACGAGACCCAACTCTATGGTTTGGACGACGACGGCAGGCTCATGAGCCTCGGGATTCCCTCGAGACCGTGGTGGATGCCTATCGTTTCGAGACTGGCTCTGACCTACTTGGTGATCGATACAAGCTACTGGATGCAAGGAAGAACCGAAGGATATGAGCCCTGGTCATACCAGGCGACGAGGCAGGTGGCGGAAACGGAAAGGGCCTGGACGGAGCGATTCTCCAACGAAACCGCAACCCGGATAAACGTCGATTTCGACGCTGGTACGGAAACGGAAGAGTTGGATCACTACTGGGAACTGGCGCGAGTGATTCTGGCAGAGTGGGCGCGGGAAGCCACTGTACGTCAGGACGACTTTCGCGTTGCGCTAATTCCGTATCCTTCGGAGAGCCGCGTTGCGGATCGTTTCGCTCCACACCGGGTCTTGAATCTCTTCGAGGAATTCCAAGTCTATGGTCTCCCAAGTACGCGGTGGACGTTCGCCAACAATCCGCACTGGAACGAACTGGGAAACCTCTTGGCCGCTGTCCACCTGTACCGCGAATTGGCCCCGACGCTGCCGGGCACACCGATGACGCATCGGGAGATTCTTCGTTCGGTGCACGCCTATTATCGCGCTTTCCGTGGTTGGCGGCCTCCCATGTTGACGGAGCCCTGGGACGTTCCGGCGACGGAACTCGAGAGCGTACGGCGTCGTTATCTGGCGTTGGAATAGGCGACAAGCGATCAGCGAACTGGTTCGGGTGACCGCTCAACCGTAGCCCGATAGACCTGAATCCCCAGTTCGCGCGTGTCCTGCGAGCCGATGGACATACTCGCCGGAACGAACGGGCGGTCCACGGCAATCTGAACATCCACACGGCTGCGTTCCCCCAGCATGCCGACCGGCAGCAGGACATTGGTTTGCTGTTGACCGGCGGCGTCGGGCACGAAGGACTGCGCCACCTGATCGCCGACGGTGATGGTGACCGTTCTGGGAGCATCCGGGAACAGATCGGCGCGGGCGTCGTAGTCGAGGTGAAGGACGGCGGGAGTTCGCGGGTTCTGGAAGGACAACATCGCCGTTGGCCCCGACCACCGCCAAGCTGATCCGTTGTCGGTCTCCCGGTCGTACCAGCCATCAACGAAGTCGACCAACACCATCCGCGCCTTGTCCTCCGTCGTGACCAGCCAGCCGTCGTATTCCGCGTAGGCGTCCACCGCCGTCGCGATCCGAGACTCGCCACCGGGCTCAAGGAATGGAAACCCCCACTCGGAGACGCCCCATGCGATGGACACGCAGGCGGCGCCACCGCCCACCCCACAGAGGAACGTCCGTCGCGATAGTCCGCGTGGATCCGACGTGGTCATGCCGCCCCGGTGAGCGCATCAGCCAGTCGCAGCGAGAGCGCGACAATCGTCAGCGTCGGGTTCGCGTAGCCGCCGGTGGAGAAAACGGACGAGCCGGCGACGAACAAGTTGTCGTAACCGTGGACCCGGCAGTCCGCGTCGACGACGGAATCCGACGCGCTGGTGCCCATGCGGGTCGTTCCCATAATGTGGCCACCGCCCTCCGGTGACCGGTACAGACGCTCGTTGTGGATGCGCACACGTCCCTTCGCCGACGCGATCAACGATTCAGCGAGGAGCCGTAGCGTCTTTTCCACGTTCAGGAAGTCACCCGCGCCGATCACGCACCGGACGGCAGGCCGGTACAAGCCGGCGACGTCACGTTCCCCGGTCAGAGACACACTGTTGCTCGCGGACGGCGTCATTTCGGACCGCACGTTGCAGCGGTACCAATAGAAGGTCTTCCCGTGTTGGCTCGCCAGGTATTCGGCCATCGAATGGTGAGTCGTCCTGCCGCTAAACCCGATGGCGCATCCCAGCAACCCGTGCCGCCTCGTGTGCTGCTCATCAGGCACCAGAGCATGGGCTGCCTCCAACGGCGGCCACCACTGGTCAGCGTCCTCGTCGAACACCATCTCGGCGACTCGGAAATAGTGTGGATGCTCCATCAAGTACTTGCCGGCATGACCACTCTCGTTGCCGACCGGAACCGCTCCGTCCGAGCGCGGCTGCAGCAGCAACTGCGCGTTAGCTATACTGCCGCCCGCAACAACCACGTGCTGCCGGGGGTCGATCTCCAGCCGCTCGGAGACGCCCGACGCATGGTGGAAACACTCGACGGCTCGGACCGCGGTTCGCGCCTCATTGGCGTCCAAGCGAATCACTGACGTTCCGAGCGCTACGTCGATACTTGAGGACGTGCGAAGCGTCTCGAAGTACTTGCTCCCGAAACGGGTCGGGGTGCCGCCAGACCGGGAGAACGGCCGGTAGGCGAATCCAGGCGTCACTTGGGTTTCTACGTCGAAGATGGCCGGATCGCGGTCCAGGATGGCTGCTGCTCGCGGGTAATACGGCGTCAATGCGGACCTGGCAATCGGCCACCGAACGCCGACGGCGGGATTATCGAAGTCCAGGTCCCTGGGCGTGGCGCACGATCCCGACCAGATCCTCGAGGTGCCGCCTAGCACCCGGACGGAGTGGCGATTCCACCAGCCGTCCCGGAAGTGTCCGTGGTTGATGGCGTTCGGCATGTCCTCCCGCGCTTCGGTCGCCGTGCCGGATTCGAGCAGAAGGACGGTCCGGTTGGCCCTGGCGAGTTCCAGCGCCAGCGTGATGCCGGCTGGGCCGGCGCCGACCACGTAGCAGTCGTAGCTGCGGCTGAGCAGACCGTCAGTCAGGAACATGCAGTGCGAACATCATAGCTGTTCGCCCACGGGCGCCGACGAACGACTTGGCGAGCTGTGTTACGGAGAGAGAAGCAGGTTCACGCCGGCTCGAATGGATTCAACACCTCGACGCTCAAGGTGCGAAAGTCGGCGGCGTTGCGAGTGACGACCGTCAGTCTGTGCACCACGGCAGTTGCCGCGATCATTGCGTCCTCCATCAGCGTCGCGGGTTGACGGTGCTTGCGGCGAGCCCATTCGCGAAAGGCAGCTTCATCCATCGGCAGGACGCGATAAGAAGCAACGACCCGATCGAGCCATGCTTCCAGCTCTTCCGCCTTCGCGGGATCCTGTGCGCGCGTGAGTTCGATGCCGGCCTGGATCTCTCCGACTGTGACCGCGGACAGGAACAACTGCTCAGGACGCACGTCAGCAATCCACAACAGGACGCCTTTGTGCGGTCCCAGGCGGCGCAACTCGGAAACGACGTTCGTGTCGAGTAGATACACGGAACCTCAATCGAACGCCGGCGGTGTGCGCCGCCCATACCGCCTGCGCGGCGGTGTGAGCGCGTCGGTGCGGGCATCCGGACTCAGCAGTAGCTCCTTGAGGTCCGGCTTCGCGAGTTGCTCCAATCGCCGCCACTGATCAATAGGCACGATGACTGCGGTCTCCACACCCCGCTTGGTGACGATCTGGGGACCATCCGTAAGGCTCGTCTCAAGGAGCTCGCTAAACCGCGCCTTAGCGTCCTGCACCTGCCAGTTATTGCTCATTCTCCAGGCTCCACAGGCAATCCAAGCCCTATACTGACTAGATATAAGACTAGTCAGAATGATCGGTGAGGGTCAAGCCGGGGAAGACGTCAGAGCCGCTGAGCTGCCCTCCTCGTGGCCGGC includes:
- a CDS encoding SGNH/GDSL hydrolase family protein; the protein is MIYNALGMRQHRPMSVEPEDGEIRIGLFGDSFTENIRLPVAYSFSEVLDYLLHQQSDRITVLNFGVDGYGLDQSYLYYLHSPPAQHLEHVVYFFFGNDIRNLYETQLYGLDDDGRLMSLGIPSRPWWMPIVSRLALTYLVIDTSYWMQGRTEGYEPWSYQATRQVAETERAWTERFSNETATRINVDFDAGTETEELDHYWELARVILAEWAREATVRQDDFRVALIPYPSESRVADRFAPHRVLNLFEEFQVYGLPSTRWTFANNPHWNELGNLLAAVHLYRELAPTLPGTPMTHREILRSVHAYYRAFRGWRPPMLTEPWDVPATELESVRRRYLALE
- a CDS encoding GMC family oxidoreductase, whose translation is MFLTDGLLSRSYDCYVVGAGPAGITLALELARANRTVLLLESGTATEAREDMPNAINHGHFRDGWWNRHSVRVLGGTSRIWSGSCATPRDLDFDNPAVGVRWPIARSALTPYYPRAAAILDRDPAIFDVETQVTPGFAYRPFSRSGGTPTRFGSKYFETLRTSSSIDVALGTSVIRLDANEARTAVRAVECFHHASGVSERLEIDPRQHVVVAGGSIANAQLLLQPRSDGAVPVGNESGHAGKYLMEHPHYFRVAEMVFDEDADQWWPPLEAAHALVPDEQHTRRHGLLGCAIGFSGRTTHHSMAEYLASQHGKTFYWYRCNVRSEMTPSASNSVSLTGERDVAGLYRPAVRCVIGAGDFLNVEKTLRLLAESLIASAKGRVRIHNERLYRSPEGGGHIMGTTRMGTSASDSVVDADCRVHGYDNLFVAGSSVFSTGGYANPTLTIVALSLRLADALTGAA
- a CDS encoding type II toxin-antitoxin system VapC family toxin, with product MYLLDTNVVSELRRLGPHKGVLLWIADVRPEQLFLSAVTVGEIQAGIELTRAQDPAKAEELEAWLDRVVASYRVLPMDEAAFREWARRKHRQPATLMEDAMIAATAVVHRLTVVTRNAADFRTLSVEVLNPFEPA
- a CDS encoding type II toxin-antitoxin system Phd/YefM family antitoxin; translated protein: MSNNWQVQDAKARFSELLETSLTDGPQIVTKRGVETAVIVPIDQWRRLEQLAKPDLKELLLSPDARTDALTPPRRRYGRRTPPAFD